In Monodelphis domestica isolate mMonDom1 chromosome 3, mMonDom1.pri, whole genome shotgun sequence, the following proteins share a genomic window:
- the DCAF15 gene encoding DDB1- and CUL4-associated factor 15 isoform X2: protein MELAAHAAYRNATAAPDLPIANRDDFDGQDEREEAPRSDSPPTGSPHPSDRANEEAGGVGRRGRLLRKWREGVKMAPSSKSERNSGAGSGGGGGGGLGGKRAGGRRREHVLKQLERVRISGQLSPRLFRKLPPRVCVSLKSIVDEDFLCAGHIFLGFSKCGRYVLSYTSNSGDDDFSFYIYHLYWWEFNVHSKLKLVRQVRLFQDEEIYSDLYLTVCEWPSDSSKVIVFGFNTRSANGLLMNMMMMSDENHRDIYISTVAMPPRDRCPSCQDASLAHPGDPSAHCLRHGFMLHTKYQVVYPFPTFQPAFQLKKDQVVLLNTSYSLVACAVSVCSAGDSSFCQILYDRTTHPPAPPDPPGPPSREDPPVSRGPCPEATPARPPEPSPAVAKAKEFVADIFRRAKEAKGGVVEETRQPPCLGASGSRCRQPCEAPPLDGELGPRDSPPDTMPPVVEPGYVNYTKLHYVLEPGDWVEPEDGFEDDKISLPFVVTDLRGRNLRPMRERAVFQGQYLTVEQLTLDFEYVINEVIRNDATWSHQFCSFSDYDIVILEVCPETNQVLINIGLLLLAFPSPNEEAQLRPKTYHTSLKVAWDLNTGIFVTVSVGDLTEVKGQTSGSVWSSYRKSCVDMVMKWLVPENSGRYVNRMTNEALHKGCSLKVLADNERYTWIVL from the exons ATGGAACTGGCAGCGCATGCGGCCTACCGAAATGCGACTGCGGCGCCAGATTTACCAATCGCTAATCGGGATGACTTTGATGGACAAGACGAGCGGGAAGAAGCTCCGAGATCCGACTCCCCTCCAACCGGCTCCCCGCATCCCTCGGATAGGGCCAATGAAGAGGCAGGGGGGGTGGGGCGACGGGGCCGGTTGCTCCGGAAGTGGAGGGAGGGGGTGAAAATGGCGCCCAGCTCGAAATCGGAGCGGAACAGCGGGGCCGGGAGCGGCGGCGGAGGCGGCGGAGGCCTTGGAGGGAAGCGGGCCGGAGGGCGGCGGCGGGAACATGTCCTCAAGCAGCTGGAGCGTGTCAGG ATTAGTGGGCAGCTCTCCCCTCGACTCTTCCGTAAGCTCCCACCTCGTGTCTGTGTATCCTTGAAGAGCATTGTGGATGAGGACTTCCTTTGTGCAGG GCACATCTTCTTGGGCTTTTCCAAGTGTGGCCGATACGTACTCTCCTATACTAGCAACAGTGGTGATGATGACTTCTCCTTCTACATCTACCACCTGTATTGGTGGGAATTCAACGTCCACAGCAAGCTGAAGCTG GTGAGGCAGGTGCGGCTCTTCCAGGATGAAGAGATTTATAGTGACCTGTATCTAACTGTGTGCGAGTGGCCCAGCGACTCTTCCAAAGTCATCGTCTTTGGCTTCAA CACTCGATCAGCCAATGGGCTCCTTATGAACATGATGATGATGAGTGATGAGAACCACCGGGACATCTACATTAGCACTGTAGCTATGCCACCCCGAGACCGCTGCCCTAGCTGCCAAGATGCCAGCCTTGCCCACCCAG gAGACCCTAGTGCCCATTGCCTGAGACACGGGTTCATGCTGCACACCAAGTACCAGGTGGTCTATCCCTTCCCCACCTTCCAGCCAGCCTTCCAGCTCAAAAAGGACCAGGTGGTGTTGCTCAACACCAGTTACTCCCTGGTGGCCTGTGCAGTCTCTGTCTGCTCAGCAG GTGACAGCAGTTTCTGCCAAATTCTCTATGATCGAACCACCCATCCACCAGCCCCACCTGACCCTCCTGGGCCCCCGAGTCGAGAGGATCCCCCAGTGTCCAGAGGACCCTGCCCAGAGGCCACCCCTGCTCGACCTCCAGAGCCCTCACCAGCTGTTGCCAAAGCCAAGGAATTTGTGGCTGACATCTTCCGGAGGGCCAAGGAGGCAAAGGGTGGTGTCGTGGAAGAGACCCGACAGCCCCCCTGCCTGGGGGCCTCTGGCAGCCGCTGCCGCCAGCCCTGTGAGGCCCCACCCCTGGATGGGGAGTTGGGACCCCGGGACAGTCCTCCTGACACAATGCCCCCCGTTGTGGAGCCAGGTTATGTCAACTACACCAAGCTCCATTATGTGCTGGAGCCTGGGGACTGGGTTGAGCCAGAGGACG GGTTTGAGGATGATAAGATCTCCCTTCCGTTCGTGGTGACCGATCTCCGAGGCAGGAATCTTCGACCTATGAGAGAGCGGGCAGTTTTCCAG GGTCAGTACCTGACAGTGGAACAGCTTACGTTGGACTTTGAGTATGTCATTAATGAAGTCATCCGAAATGATGCCACTTGGAGTCACCAGTTCTGCTCGTTTAGTGACTACGACATCGTCATTTTGGAG GTCTGTCCTGAAACCAACCAGGTCCTCATCAACATTGGCCTGCTGCTCCTggccttcccttcccccaatgaGGAGGCCCAGCTCCg ACCAAAGACCTATCATACCAGCTTGAAGGTGGCCTGGGACCTGAATACAGGCATCTTCGTCACAGTCAGCGTGGGTGATCTCACTGAGGTCAAAGGGCAGACCAG TGGCAGCGTTTGGAGCTCCTATCGCAAGAGTTGTGTGGACATGGTGATGAAGTGGCTTGTGCCTGAGAACAGTGGCCGTTATGTCAACAGGATGACCAATGAGGCACTGCACAAAG GCTGCTCCCTGAAGGTCCTGGCTGACAACGAGCGGTACACATGGATTGTGCTGTGA
- the DCAF15 gene encoding DDB1- and CUL4-associated factor 15 isoform X3 has translation MELAAHAAYRNATAAPDLPIANRDDFDGQDEREEAPRSDSPPTGSPHPSDRANEEAGGVGRRGRLLRKWREGVKMAPSSKSERNSGAGSGGGGGGGLGGKRAGGRRREHVLKQLERVRISGQLSPRLFRKLPPRVCVSLKSIVDEDFLCAGHIFLGFSKCGRYVLSYTSNSGDDDFSFYIYHLYWWEFNVHSKLKLVRQVRLFQDEEIYSDLYLTVCEWPSDSSKVIVFGFNTRSANGLLMNMMMMSDENHRDIYISTVAMPPRDRCPSCQDASLAHPGDSSFCQILYDRTTHPPAPPDPPGPPSREDPPVSRGPCPEATPARPPEPSPAVAKAKEFVADIFRRAKEAKGGVVEETRQPPCLGASGSRCRQPCEAPPLDGELGPRDSPPDTMPPVVEPGYVNYTKLHYVLEPGDWVEPEDGFEDDKISLPFVVTDLRGRNLRPMRERAVFQGQYLTVEQLTLDFEYVINEVIRNDATWSHQFCSFSDYDIVILEVCPETNQVLINIGLLLLAFPSPNEEAQLRPKTYHTSLKVAWDLNTGIFVTVSVGDLTEVKGQTSGSVWSSYRKSCVDMVMKWLVPENSGRYVNRMTNEALHKGGAQAVSTTQRSLPLLAWPVGLLIWL, from the exons ATGGAACTGGCAGCGCATGCGGCCTACCGAAATGCGACTGCGGCGCCAGATTTACCAATCGCTAATCGGGATGACTTTGATGGACAAGACGAGCGGGAAGAAGCTCCGAGATCCGACTCCCCTCCAACCGGCTCCCCGCATCCCTCGGATAGGGCCAATGAAGAGGCAGGGGGGGTGGGGCGACGGGGCCGGTTGCTCCGGAAGTGGAGGGAGGGGGTGAAAATGGCGCCCAGCTCGAAATCGGAGCGGAACAGCGGGGCCGGGAGCGGCGGCGGAGGCGGCGGAGGCCTTGGAGGGAAGCGGGCCGGAGGGCGGCGGCGGGAACATGTCCTCAAGCAGCTGGAGCGTGTCAGG ATTAGTGGGCAGCTCTCCCCTCGACTCTTCCGTAAGCTCCCACCTCGTGTCTGTGTATCCTTGAAGAGCATTGTGGATGAGGACTTCCTTTGTGCAGG GCACATCTTCTTGGGCTTTTCCAAGTGTGGCCGATACGTACTCTCCTATACTAGCAACAGTGGTGATGATGACTTCTCCTTCTACATCTACCACCTGTATTGGTGGGAATTCAACGTCCACAGCAAGCTGAAGCTG GTGAGGCAGGTGCGGCTCTTCCAGGATGAAGAGATTTATAGTGACCTGTATCTAACTGTGTGCGAGTGGCCCAGCGACTCTTCCAAAGTCATCGTCTTTGGCTTCAA CACTCGATCAGCCAATGGGCTCCTTATGAACATGATGATGATGAGTGATGAGAACCACCGGGACATCTACATTAGCACTGTAGCTATGCCACCCCGAGACCGCTGCCCTAGCTGCCAAGATGCCAGCCTTGCCCACCCAG GTGACAGCAGTTTCTGCCAAATTCTCTATGATCGAACCACCCATCCACCAGCCCCACCTGACCCTCCTGGGCCCCCGAGTCGAGAGGATCCCCCAGTGTCCAGAGGACCCTGCCCAGAGGCCACCCCTGCTCGACCTCCAGAGCCCTCACCAGCTGTTGCCAAAGCCAAGGAATTTGTGGCTGACATCTTCCGGAGGGCCAAGGAGGCAAAGGGTGGTGTCGTGGAAGAGACCCGACAGCCCCCCTGCCTGGGGGCCTCTGGCAGCCGCTGCCGCCAGCCCTGTGAGGCCCCACCCCTGGATGGGGAGTTGGGACCCCGGGACAGTCCTCCTGACACAATGCCCCCCGTTGTGGAGCCAGGTTATGTCAACTACACCAAGCTCCATTATGTGCTGGAGCCTGGGGACTGGGTTGAGCCAGAGGACG GGTTTGAGGATGATAAGATCTCCCTTCCGTTCGTGGTGACCGATCTCCGAGGCAGGAATCTTCGACCTATGAGAGAGCGGGCAGTTTTCCAG GGTCAGTACCTGACAGTGGAACAGCTTACGTTGGACTTTGAGTATGTCATTAATGAAGTCATCCGAAATGATGCCACTTGGAGTCACCAGTTCTGCTCGTTTAGTGACTACGACATCGTCATTTTGGAG GTCTGTCCTGAAACCAACCAGGTCCTCATCAACATTGGCCTGCTGCTCCTggccttcccttcccccaatgaGGAGGCCCAGCTCCg ACCAAAGACCTATCATACCAGCTTGAAGGTGGCCTGGGACCTGAATACAGGCATCTTCGTCACAGTCAGCGTGGGTGATCTCACTGAGGTCAAAGGGCAGACCAG TGGCAGCGTTTGGAGCTCCTATCGCAAGAGTTGTGTGGACATGGTGATGAAGTGGCTTGTGCCTGAGAACAGTGGCCGTTATGTCAACAGGATGACCAATGAGGCACTGCACAAAGGTGGGGCTCAGGCAGTCTCAACGACCCAGCGTTCTCTTCCTCTGCTTGCTTGGCCTGTTGGTCTTCTTATCTGGCTTTGA
- the DCAF15 gene encoding DDB1- and CUL4-associated factor 15 isoform X1, producing MELAAHAAYRNATAAPDLPIANRDDFDGQDEREEAPRSDSPPTGSPHPSDRANEEAGGVGRRGRLLRKWREGVKMAPSSKSERNSGAGSGGGGGGGLGGKRAGGRRREHVLKQLERVRISGQLSPRLFRKLPPRVCVSLKSIVDEDFLCAGHIFLGFSKCGRYVLSYTSNSGDDDFSFYIYHLYWWEFNVHSKLKLVRQVRLFQDEEIYSDLYLTVCEWPSDSSKVIVFGFNTRSANGLLMNMMMMSDENHRDIYISTVAMPPRDRCPSCQDASLAHPGDPSAHCLRHGFMLHTKYQVVYPFPTFQPAFQLKKDQVVLLNTSYSLVACAVSVCSAGDSSFCQILYDRTTHPPAPPDPPGPPSREDPPVSRGPCPEATPARPPEPSPAVAKAKEFVADIFRRAKEAKGGVVEETRQPPCLGASGSRCRQPCEAPPLDGELGPRDSPPDTMPPVVEPGYVNYTKLHYVLEPGDWVEPEDGFEDDKISLPFVVTDLRGRNLRPMRERAVFQGQYLTVEQLTLDFEYVINEVIRNDATWSHQFCSFSDYDIVILEVCPETNQVLINIGLLLLAFPSPNEEAQLRPKTYHTSLKVAWDLNTGIFVTVSVGDLTEVKGQTSGSVWSSYRKSCVDMVMKWLVPENSGRYVNRMTNEALHKGGAQAVSTTQRSLPLLAWPVGLLIWL from the exons ATGGAACTGGCAGCGCATGCGGCCTACCGAAATGCGACTGCGGCGCCAGATTTACCAATCGCTAATCGGGATGACTTTGATGGACAAGACGAGCGGGAAGAAGCTCCGAGATCCGACTCCCCTCCAACCGGCTCCCCGCATCCCTCGGATAGGGCCAATGAAGAGGCAGGGGGGGTGGGGCGACGGGGCCGGTTGCTCCGGAAGTGGAGGGAGGGGGTGAAAATGGCGCCCAGCTCGAAATCGGAGCGGAACAGCGGGGCCGGGAGCGGCGGCGGAGGCGGCGGAGGCCTTGGAGGGAAGCGGGCCGGAGGGCGGCGGCGGGAACATGTCCTCAAGCAGCTGGAGCGTGTCAGG ATTAGTGGGCAGCTCTCCCCTCGACTCTTCCGTAAGCTCCCACCTCGTGTCTGTGTATCCTTGAAGAGCATTGTGGATGAGGACTTCCTTTGTGCAGG GCACATCTTCTTGGGCTTTTCCAAGTGTGGCCGATACGTACTCTCCTATACTAGCAACAGTGGTGATGATGACTTCTCCTTCTACATCTACCACCTGTATTGGTGGGAATTCAACGTCCACAGCAAGCTGAAGCTG GTGAGGCAGGTGCGGCTCTTCCAGGATGAAGAGATTTATAGTGACCTGTATCTAACTGTGTGCGAGTGGCCCAGCGACTCTTCCAAAGTCATCGTCTTTGGCTTCAA CACTCGATCAGCCAATGGGCTCCTTATGAACATGATGATGATGAGTGATGAGAACCACCGGGACATCTACATTAGCACTGTAGCTATGCCACCCCGAGACCGCTGCCCTAGCTGCCAAGATGCCAGCCTTGCCCACCCAG gAGACCCTAGTGCCCATTGCCTGAGACACGGGTTCATGCTGCACACCAAGTACCAGGTGGTCTATCCCTTCCCCACCTTCCAGCCAGCCTTCCAGCTCAAAAAGGACCAGGTGGTGTTGCTCAACACCAGTTACTCCCTGGTGGCCTGTGCAGTCTCTGTCTGCTCAGCAG GTGACAGCAGTTTCTGCCAAATTCTCTATGATCGAACCACCCATCCACCAGCCCCACCTGACCCTCCTGGGCCCCCGAGTCGAGAGGATCCCCCAGTGTCCAGAGGACCCTGCCCAGAGGCCACCCCTGCTCGACCTCCAGAGCCCTCACCAGCTGTTGCCAAAGCCAAGGAATTTGTGGCTGACATCTTCCGGAGGGCCAAGGAGGCAAAGGGTGGTGTCGTGGAAGAGACCCGACAGCCCCCCTGCCTGGGGGCCTCTGGCAGCCGCTGCCGCCAGCCCTGTGAGGCCCCACCCCTGGATGGGGAGTTGGGACCCCGGGACAGTCCTCCTGACACAATGCCCCCCGTTGTGGAGCCAGGTTATGTCAACTACACCAAGCTCCATTATGTGCTGGAGCCTGGGGACTGGGTTGAGCCAGAGGACG GGTTTGAGGATGATAAGATCTCCCTTCCGTTCGTGGTGACCGATCTCCGAGGCAGGAATCTTCGACCTATGAGAGAGCGGGCAGTTTTCCAG GGTCAGTACCTGACAGTGGAACAGCTTACGTTGGACTTTGAGTATGTCATTAATGAAGTCATCCGAAATGATGCCACTTGGAGTCACCAGTTCTGCTCGTTTAGTGACTACGACATCGTCATTTTGGAG GTCTGTCCTGAAACCAACCAGGTCCTCATCAACATTGGCCTGCTGCTCCTggccttcccttcccccaatgaGGAGGCCCAGCTCCg ACCAAAGACCTATCATACCAGCTTGAAGGTGGCCTGGGACCTGAATACAGGCATCTTCGTCACAGTCAGCGTGGGTGATCTCACTGAGGTCAAAGGGCAGACCAG TGGCAGCGTTTGGAGCTCCTATCGCAAGAGTTGTGTGGACATGGTGATGAAGTGGCTTGTGCCTGAGAACAGTGGCCGTTATGTCAACAGGATGACCAATGAGGCACTGCACAAAGGTGGGGCTCAGGCAGTCTCAACGACCCAGCGTTCTCTTCCTCTGCTTGCTTGGCCTGTTGGTCTTCTTATCTGGCTTTGA
- the DCAF15 gene encoding DDB1- and CUL4-associated factor 15 isoform X4 gives MELAAHAAYRNATAAPDLPIANRDDFDGQDEREEAPRSDSPPTGSPHPSDRANEEAGGVGRRGRLLRKWREGVKMAPSSKSERNSGAGSGGGGGGGLGGKRAGGRRREHVLKQLERVRISGQLSPRLFRKLPPRVCVSLKSIVDEDFLCAGHIFLGFSKCGRYVLSYTSNSGDDDFSFYIYHLYWWEFNVHSKLKLVRQVRLFQDEEIYSDLYLTVCEWPSDSSKVIVFGFNTRSANGLLMNMMMMSDENHRDIYISTVAMPPRDRCPSCQDASLAHPGDPSAHCLRHGFMLHTKYQVVYPFPTFQPAFQLKKDQVVLLNTSYSLVACAVSVCSAGDSSFCQILYDRTTHPPAPPDPPGPPSREDPPVSRGPCPEATPARPPEPSPAVAKAKEFVADIFRRAKEAKGGVVEETRQPPCLGASGSRCRQPCEAPPLDGELGPRDSPPDTMPPVVEPGYVNYTKLHYVLEPGDWVEPEDGFEDDKISLPFVVTDLRGRNLRPMRERAVFQGQYLTVEQLTLDFEYVINEVIRNDATWSHQFCSFSDYDIVILETKDLSYQLEGGLGPEYRHLRHSQRG, from the exons ATGGAACTGGCAGCGCATGCGGCCTACCGAAATGCGACTGCGGCGCCAGATTTACCAATCGCTAATCGGGATGACTTTGATGGACAAGACGAGCGGGAAGAAGCTCCGAGATCCGACTCCCCTCCAACCGGCTCCCCGCATCCCTCGGATAGGGCCAATGAAGAGGCAGGGGGGGTGGGGCGACGGGGCCGGTTGCTCCGGAAGTGGAGGGAGGGGGTGAAAATGGCGCCCAGCTCGAAATCGGAGCGGAACAGCGGGGCCGGGAGCGGCGGCGGAGGCGGCGGAGGCCTTGGAGGGAAGCGGGCCGGAGGGCGGCGGCGGGAACATGTCCTCAAGCAGCTGGAGCGTGTCAGG ATTAGTGGGCAGCTCTCCCCTCGACTCTTCCGTAAGCTCCCACCTCGTGTCTGTGTATCCTTGAAGAGCATTGTGGATGAGGACTTCCTTTGTGCAGG GCACATCTTCTTGGGCTTTTCCAAGTGTGGCCGATACGTACTCTCCTATACTAGCAACAGTGGTGATGATGACTTCTCCTTCTACATCTACCACCTGTATTGGTGGGAATTCAACGTCCACAGCAAGCTGAAGCTG GTGAGGCAGGTGCGGCTCTTCCAGGATGAAGAGATTTATAGTGACCTGTATCTAACTGTGTGCGAGTGGCCCAGCGACTCTTCCAAAGTCATCGTCTTTGGCTTCAA CACTCGATCAGCCAATGGGCTCCTTATGAACATGATGATGATGAGTGATGAGAACCACCGGGACATCTACATTAGCACTGTAGCTATGCCACCCCGAGACCGCTGCCCTAGCTGCCAAGATGCCAGCCTTGCCCACCCAG gAGACCCTAGTGCCCATTGCCTGAGACACGGGTTCATGCTGCACACCAAGTACCAGGTGGTCTATCCCTTCCCCACCTTCCAGCCAGCCTTCCAGCTCAAAAAGGACCAGGTGGTGTTGCTCAACACCAGTTACTCCCTGGTGGCCTGTGCAGTCTCTGTCTGCTCAGCAG GTGACAGCAGTTTCTGCCAAATTCTCTATGATCGAACCACCCATCCACCAGCCCCACCTGACCCTCCTGGGCCCCCGAGTCGAGAGGATCCCCCAGTGTCCAGAGGACCCTGCCCAGAGGCCACCCCTGCTCGACCTCCAGAGCCCTCACCAGCTGTTGCCAAAGCCAAGGAATTTGTGGCTGACATCTTCCGGAGGGCCAAGGAGGCAAAGGGTGGTGTCGTGGAAGAGACCCGACAGCCCCCCTGCCTGGGGGCCTCTGGCAGCCGCTGCCGCCAGCCCTGTGAGGCCCCACCCCTGGATGGGGAGTTGGGACCCCGGGACAGTCCTCCTGACACAATGCCCCCCGTTGTGGAGCCAGGTTATGTCAACTACACCAAGCTCCATTATGTGCTGGAGCCTGGGGACTGGGTTGAGCCAGAGGACG GGTTTGAGGATGATAAGATCTCCCTTCCGTTCGTGGTGACCGATCTCCGAGGCAGGAATCTTCGACCTATGAGAGAGCGGGCAGTTTTCCAG GGTCAGTACCTGACAGTGGAACAGCTTACGTTGGACTTTGAGTATGTCATTAATGAAGTCATCCGAAATGATGCCACTTGGAGTCACCAGTTCTGCTCGTTTAGTGACTACGACATCGTCATTTTGGAG ACCAAAGACCTATCATACCAGCTTGAAGGTGGCCTGGGACCTGAATACAGGCATCTTCGTCACAGTCAGCGTGGGTGA